One segment of Penaeus vannamei isolate JL-2024 chromosome 3, ASM4276789v1, whole genome shotgun sequence DNA contains the following:
- the LOC113828200 gene encoding larval cuticle protein A1A, which produces MKVILLLCLLGVALAAPQLRTQQEEDEDTPEPYEFTLLVADDELGNHQERVESQDENGRVQGQYAWVDAGGVRHVTTYSADPVNGFVSNTVQEQTDIRVVIPQPTPGP; this is translated from the exons ATGAAG GTCATTCTTCTCCTGTGCCTTTTGGGCGTCGCCCTGGCCGCTCCCCAGCTCCGTACacagcaggaggaggacgag GACACCCCCGAACCCTACGAATTCACCTTGCTGGTCGCCGACGACGAGCTCGGCAACCACCAGGAGAGAGTCGAGTCGCAGGACGAGAACGGAAGGGTCCAGGGCCAGTACGCGTGGGTCGATGCCGGCGGCGTCCGTCACGTGACCACGTACTCTGCTGACCCCGTAAATGGCTTCGTG AGCAACACCGTGCAGGAACAGACTGACATCCGCGTGGTGATCCCTCAGCCAACCCCTGGCCCTTAA